In Moorena sp. SIOASIH, the following proteins share a genomic window:
- a CDS encoding GDSL-type esterase/lipase family protein — protein MAPVKKTKKPFGYGIILFPWLGLILVSPILGTLAINKYPRNAILETWSHWLSEQRNATAVFCGDSLAAGGGHWGPRVGLGYFTTRNLAGNGYTIRQTISQVKKANIYQPKWIIVAAGTNDAFSILDERQTIEDSILDFSKLINSTQSSLILTLPPPTRRPEVNDILMKLRKEMIRVAQSSNLQIIDSWSEFIDDEGLLKKEMTTDGVHLTDKAYEIWSQKIQIQML, from the coding sequence ATGGCTCCTGTAAAAAAGACTAAAAAACCTTTCGGCTATGGCATTATTTTATTTCCTTGGCTCGGACTTATTTTAGTTTCACCAATTTTAGGGACTTTAGCAATTAACAAATATCCACGCAATGCCATCCTAGAAACATGGTCACATTGGCTATCTGAACAACGCAATGCTACTGCTGTATTTTGTGGTGACTCACTAGCAGCTGGAGGTGGACATTGGGGACCTAGAGTTGGTCTTGGGTATTTTACCACTCGGAATCTGGCTGGGAATGGATACACCATTCGACAAACTATTTCACAAGTTAAAAAAGCAAATATATACCAACCCAAATGGATTATTGTTGCAGCAGGTACAAATGATGCATTTTCTATACTCGATGAACGTCAAACTATTGAAGATTCAATATTAGATTTTAGCAAACTAATCAATTCAACTCAATCTTCTCTAATTTTGACTCTTCCACCTCCCACAAGAAGACCTGAAGTCAACGATATTCTTATGAAGCTGCGTAAAGAAATGATTCGTGTTGCTCAATCATCTAATCTTCAAATTATTGATTCTTGGTCAGAATTTATTGATGATGAAGGTTTACTTAAAAAAGAAATGACAACAGATGGTGTGCATCTAACTGATAAAGCCTACGAAATTTGGTCACAAAAAATTCAGATTCAGATGCTCTAG
- a CDS encoding class I SAM-dependent methyltransferase yields MELSYLDFCPSLKNIIATGKSIDENNNTIPVSGLSSINNIKVLREIILAKRPQKTLEIGLAYGGSALAILSSLQEIHKDNNFLHTAIDPFQKKSWKNSALAVLEAENLSQRFRFIEDFSYLSLPQLVKSQEKFDLIYVDGSHLFEDVFIDFYYSTLLLKKDGIIMFDDCTDSHVHKLIRFIKTNYSDLLASFSLEKYTQKSFLKKIVNRLGYRQMEAFKLIGTPPRGAEAWNSKLKSF; encoded by the coding sequence ATGGAATTATCATATTTAGACTTCTGCCCAAGTCTCAAGAACATTATCGCAACGGGGAAAAGTATTGATGAAAATAACAACACTATCCCTGTGTCAGGTTTATCAAGTATTAACAATATCAAGGTACTGCGAGAAATTATTCTCGCTAAACGTCCCCAGAAAACCCTAGAAATCGGCTTAGCTTATGGAGGAAGTGCACTAGCTATTCTTTCAAGCCTTCAAGAAATTCACAAAGATAACAACTTTCTGCATACAGCCATAGACCCTTTTCAGAAAAAATCTTGGAAAAATAGTGCCTTGGCTGTGTTAGAAGCGGAAAATCTAAGTCAACGATTTAGGTTTATTGAAGATTTTTCTTATTTAAGCTTGCCTCAACTAGTAAAATCACAAGAAAAATTTGATCTTATTTATGTTGACGGTTCCCATTTGTTTGAAGACGTATTTATAGATTTTTATTATTCCACACTTTTACTCAAAAAAGACGGAATTATTATGTTTGATGATTGCACTGATAGCCATGTACATAAGCTGATTAGGTTTATCAAAACTAACTATTCTGATTTACTAGCTAGCTTTTCTTTAGAGAAATATACTCAGAAAAGTTTTTTGAAGAAAATAGTGAATAGATTGGGATACAGACAAATGGAGGCTTTTAAACTGATTGGGACTCCTCCAAGAGGTGCTGAAGCGTGGAATTCAAAATTGAAATCATTCTAG